From one Conyzicola nivalis genomic stretch:
- a CDS encoding restriction endonuclease, producing MEPWREYQEEAAAYFRSVGLDAGTDVSVQGVRAKHDIDVVVQFDRAGMGHTWLVECKKRGRRVEMTDVLAFRSIVQDVGADRGIFLAENGFQSGAYNASEFANVTVTSLAELRAASPDEIFTVEVEHLQTRVDHAFDLIKANTRHIGRGGSIFRQVPGWKGGTTSVMGHLSLLASGIRSVRRGMLPAAYGFANDANSFLTAASRSEFLVGAHVTMQKIENALAVWEGEDWEPQSVNRGASRT from the coding sequence ATGGAGCCGTGGCGCGAGTACCAGGAGGAAGCGGCCGCCTATTTCCGTTCCGTCGGGCTAGACGCCGGAACAGATGTTTCGGTTCAGGGTGTGCGAGCAAAACACGACATTGACGTAGTCGTTCAATTCGACCGAGCTGGCATGGGCCACACTTGGTTGGTGGAGTGTAAGAAGCGGGGGCGACGCGTGGAAATGACCGACGTGTTGGCTTTCCGTTCGATAGTTCAAGACGTCGGCGCTGACCGCGGCATATTCCTTGCTGAGAACGGATTCCAGTCCGGAGCGTATAACGCCTCCGAGTTCGCCAACGTCACCGTCACGTCTCTCGCCGAGCTCAGAGCAGCCTCGCCGGACGAGATTTTCACGGTTGAGGTCGAACACCTCCAAACGAGGGTGGACCACGCTTTCGACCTGATAAAGGCGAACACCCGACATATCGGGCGCGGGGGTTCGATATTTCGTCAGGTACCAGGGTGGAAGGGCGGGACAACAAGCGTGATGGGGCATCTCAGCCTTTTGGCGTCGGGAATAAGGTCCGTACGACGCGGCATGCTGCCAGCCGCGTATGGCTTCGCGAACGACGCGAATAGTTTCCTTACGGCTGCATCGCGCAGCGAATTCCTTGTAGGGGCGCATGTCACGATGCAGAAAATTGAGAATGCGCTAGCCGTCTGGGAAGGCGAAGACTGGGAACCGCAGAGCGTCAACCGTGGAGCGTCCCGGACCTAA